The sequence CAACGCCCAGCCGGGCGGCGGCAAAATACATGGGTTTGGCGTCAGGCTTGGCCACGCCTACGGTATCCCCTGAAACCACGACGCCGGGGCGGCTTGGAAAGGGGAGTTGTGCGATCAGCGGGTCGGTATAGCGGGCAGGTTTATTGGTGACAATGCCCCATTGCAGGCCGCGGGTGGCAATTTTTTCGATCAGGGCATGAATGCCTTCAAACAGGGCGGTTTCTTCACAGAGGCTGGCTTCATACAGCGCCAGAAAACGCTCACGTAGCGCAGCAAACTGCTCGTCTTCTGGGATAACACCAAAGCCCAGCTCGATCAGGCCGCGCGCGCCGTGGGATGCCAGCGGGCGGATGGCGGAGTAAGGCTGCGGCTTGCGGCCTTCTTCGGCAAGCAGGCGGTTGAGCGCTGCACCTAAATCAGGTGCGGTGTCAGCAAGCGTGCCGTCAAGATCGAATAAGACTGCGCTAATCATACTGTTTTCCTTTTGATGATATTGGACTGTTGCTCCGCTGCACAAATATCAGGTGCGGTGTCAGCCAGCGTGCCGTCAAGATCGAACAGGACTGCGGTAATCATGGTGTTTTCCTTGTGAGTTTTAAGTGGATAGTCTGTCTTGATTTAAGGGGCTTTCCTTGTGGCAATCAGGTAGTTCACGGCTGCATCGTCATCCAGCTTATAGATTTTGGTGAGCGGGTTATAGCTCAGGCCGCTGAGCGATATGGTTTCGACTTCTGCATTGCGGGTCATGCGGGCGAGCTCAGATGGCTTGATAAATTTGGCGTAGTCGTGCGTGCCGCGCGGCAGCATGCCCAGTACATATTCAGCGCCCACTACAGCCAGCAGATAGCTTTTAGCATTGCGGTTGAGGGTAGAAAAGAATACCCAGCCACCTGGTTTAACGAGGCGTGCGCAGGCGGCGACTACGCTCGCCGGGCTTGGCACGTGTTCAAGCATTTCCATGCAGGTGACGATGTCGTAGCTTTCTGGCACTTCTGTAGCCAGCTGCTCCACCGGCACACAGCGGTAATCGACTTCCAGTTTGGATTCAAATAAATGCAGTTTGGCTACTTTTAGCGATTTTTCTGCCAGATCAATGCCGGTAACCTGTGCGCCCTGGCGGGCCAGGCCTTCGGCCAGAATGCCGCCGCCGCAGCCTACATCGAGGATTTTTTTGCCAGCCAGCCCAATGTGCTTTTGCATAAAGTCGATGCGCAGCGGATTGATCTCGTGCAGGGGTTTGAATTCGCTTTCGGTATCCCACCATTTATGGGCGAGTGCGGAGAATTTGGCGATCTCGGAAGGGTCGACATTAATAGGTGCTTCAGTCATTTGGTTTCCTTGGTCTTAGATAATGCACTGCCGGGCATTTTGCTGGTATAGGGTTGCTGCCCTTTTTGATCAATACAACCGCCAAATATGGCGGGTTCGCGGGCAATCTGCTGCATAACATAATGCGTGATAGAGAGTTGTAACAAAGGCTGGATAGGGGCGACTGATGAATCGATGGCAATTGGATTTAGGTGGTTGCCTGTATTAATGGGGCCCATTTTATCATTGAGACGCATCCCTTTGGCACCGTTTATGGTGAAGATCGTGCTATCCAAAATAAAATTGTCGCTGCTACAGATCCGGCGAGCCAGCACAGCGGTGGCAGCTAGCTTAGCAGGGGTCAGTCACCTGCAGCCCACATGCCATTTCAGAGCGGTGTATTGAGCAGGGGGATGCATGGTTTCGGTGTTTTTTATTGCCGGATCAGTACTGTATTAGTCTGATCATCGATGATAGTTGTGCGATTAATGATGTTTGCATGGATAGTTAACATTTGGGCCTGGCTTTAACCGAGATTAGCCGGAAGGGGAGGCAATTACTTATATGAAATTGCCTAGATGATCGAAAAAAATAGATATGTATTTATTTAAATAGCATCGGGGTAAGGGCTGGGCAGTCTTGTGCTTTGATTGTAAAAGGAGAATTAATTTAATTAAAACATTTTAATGTTGGGCGAATAGTTTTATTTTTGTCTTTTTTTGAAAACTGATTACTCGTTAAGATAGGAAAAACAAAAAAGCCGACCCTGCGGTCGGCTTTTTTTAAAACGATACTGCTTGCAAATTACTTAGCAGCAGAAGCTTCGGAAGCAACTACTTCGGAAGCAACAGGAGCTGCTTCAACAACAGCAGATGCCGCTTCAACAACAGCAGATGCTGCTTCAACAACAGCTGATGCTGCTTCAATAGGAGCTTCATCTTTCTTGCCGCAAGCAGACAGGGCAACGGCGATCAGAGCAGCAACTAGCAGGGACTTTTTCATTATGAACTTACCTTTGACAGAGACGAATGGGACGAACGAAATTAAATAGGTGCAATCAACCGTGGATCGATGCTGAAAAACTGCAATCATTCAGTGACCGACCGACAGCGCAAATAATATCACGTTTTATTTGAAAGAACAGTCCAACACATTATGAATACCGTTATTTAGGCAAAAATTCTGCAACGCCGTGTAACAAGATGTTAAATACCTAGATACACAGGCGTTGCCATTCATTACTTGGGTTCGATTGCTCCCAAAGAGCATTAAATTGCTGTTGCAGTGTCGCAACAATATAAGGTTCTGTTGTGATTTCTCCGCGTGGCCAATCAAAATGATGACGATGCAATAAACAGGCTTTATCCACCAGGATAAAGCCTTCTTTCCAGTTGGAGCAGGATTCATGAGCAAGCCGCAATTCAATTTTTGACGGAAATTTTTCTGTCAATTGTAAAAATTGCGGACATCGCTGACTAAGGTATTGAGTGTCAAATGCAATCAGGCGTAAACGTCCTGCCGGTTGGGTGGTGAAAAACGCCCATAAGGCATCAAAAACAAGCTTACTGCCCAGGTCATAGTGTGAAAAGTTGTGCTCACAAAGCAATAATTCGTGTTGCGCAGACGCCAATAATTGCGCCACGGCGGCTGGATAAGCCGCGTAGGTATCAAAAATCCGGGCTTCAGGAAAGCTGCAGGTAGCCATATTCGTAGCATTCATAAAGAATTGTGATCAGGCTTTCCGGGTAATCAGCTGCGGGCAGCTTGCGCTGATTGGCCAGCTCTTGTAGCCAGGGTAGTGCTTCAGGTTCAAATTCAAGCGCTTCACCGTTGGCGTAAACGCGGTCTGATTCATAAAGCACCAATGCTTTAGCATCTATCCGGATGCCGTTTTCTGCCACTGCTGCGGCAAACTCATCAAAACCGAGTGGATCATCGGGCTGATCATAAAATACATGGGGCTTAGGCTCGGTGAAATAACTGCCTACAAAACGCCGGATAGTTTCGTCATTCCAGGTAATGTTTTTCAGCATTTCACCAATTTGCCCAACAAACTCCTTATCTATCTCTGCAGGCGTTCTGGTCGCTTGGCGATGAGGGTCACTATACATTCCCTCAAGACACATTTCGTCTTGCAGAAACTCTAAGAATTTACCGGCTATTTCCTGGGTTTTTGGCGCTCTGAAGCCGATGGAGTACGTCATTCCCGGCTCTATCGCTACGCCGTAATGAGCGTACATTGGTGGCAGATACAGCATGTCCCCGTGCTCGAGCACCCATTCTTGCTCGGGGTTAAAATCTTTTAATACCCGGATGGGGGCGTCTTCAATAAAGCCGCTGGCGTCATCGCTTGAGATTTGCCAGCGTTTTTTTCCACTTACCTGTAATAAGAATACATCGTAAGAATCATAGTGCGGCCCAACTGTTCCACCGGGTGGTGCGTAAGAAATCATCAGATCATCCAGCCTGGTGTAAGG comes from Iodobacter ciconiae and encodes:
- a CDS encoding HAD family hydrolase — translated: MISAVLFDLDGTLADTAPDLGAALNRLLAEEGRKPQPYSAIRPLASHGARGLIELGFGVIPEDEQFAALRERFLALYEASLCEETALFEGIHALIEKIATRGLQWGIVTNKPARYTDPLIAQLPFPSRPGVVVSGDTVGVAKPDAKPMYFAAARLGVDPANCIYVGDAERDIEAGRKVGMRTVLADYGYISGHDKPQEWGADHRIAHPLDLLQHLPG
- the ubiG gene encoding bifunctional 2-polyprenyl-6-hydroxyphenol methylase/3-demethylubiquinol 3-O-methyltransferase UbiG, with protein sequence MTEAPINVDPSEIAKFSALAHKWWDTESEFKPLHEINPLRIDFMQKHIGLAGKKILDVGCGGGILAEGLARQGAQVTGIDLAEKSLKVAKLHLFESKLEVDYRCVPVEQLATEVPESYDIVTCMEMLEHVPSPASVVAACARLVKPGGWVFFSTLNRNAKSYLLAVVGAEYVLGMLPRGTHDYAKFIKPSELARMTRNAEVETISLSGLSYNPLTKIYKLDDDAAVNYLIATRKAP
- a CDS encoding DUF7931 domain-containing protein, whose product is MATCSFPEARIFDTYAAYPAAVAQLLASAQHELLLCEHNFSHYDLGSKLVFDALWAFFTTQPAGRLRLIAFDTQYLSQRCPQFLQLTEKFPSKIELRLAHESCSNWKEGFILVDKACLLHRHHFDWPRGEITTEPYIVATLQQQFNALWEQSNPSNEWQRLCI
- a CDS encoding cupin domain-containing protein, translating into MQLLGGLSPEEFLKDYWQKKPLLIRNAWSNFPELIDYARLTELAQQRDVESRLIEYKDGRWKAESGPFRASRFSRLPETDWTVLVGNVNHLVPHTEDLLYQFNFLPYTRLDDLMISYAPPGGTVGPHYDSYDVFLLQVSGKKRWQISSDDASGFIEDAPIRVLKDFNPEQEWVLEHGDMLYLPPMYAHYGVAIEPGMTYSIGFRAPKTQEIAGKFLEFLQDEMCLEGMYSDPHRQATRTPAEIDKEFVGQIGEMLKNITWNDETIRRFVGSYFTEPKPHVFYDQPDDPLGFDEFAAAVAENGIRIDAKALVLYESDRVYANGEALEFEPEALPWLQELANQRKLPAADYPESLITILYECYEYGYLQLS